A window of the Diabrotica undecimpunctata isolate CICGRU chromosome 1, icDiaUnde3, whole genome shotgun sequence genome harbors these coding sequences:
- the LOC140432652 gene encoding uncharacterized protein: protein MNAAVLTIFGLAGIFVVEKVFEALTAQSSTSTTTTVTSTPISTIITTVVIPEESSTFTSTKETTTEEIFTTTSSTPSTITPEVSTSTITSSTNTEDVTTKTTVTTSTLSPTTEVPITSSTVSTTVSTTQPTTTTTVPTITTTAAPKTAQCPPLGVYSLDSADCLSYYRCTYYNGNYLLNTFKCPIGRPFNSATQMCDSTLTCA from the exons aTGAACGCTGCCGTTCTCACAATTTTTGGTTTAGCTGGAATATTTGTT GTAGAGAAAGTTTTCGAGGCATTAACAGCCCAATCTTCTACATCTACTACAACTACAGTTACTTCCACTCCAATCTCAACAATAATAACAACAGTAGTAATACCTGAAGAGTCATCTACTTTTACCTCAACCAAAGAAACAACAACTGAGGAAATATTTACAACAACTTCATCCACCCCATCCACAATTACGCCAGAAGTATCTACTAGCACAATTACTTCATCTACTAATACAGAAGACGTTACTACTAAGACAACTGTAACTACTTCTACGTTATCACCTACTACAGAGGTACCAATAACATCATCTACGGTTAGTACAACCGTATCAACTACACAGCCGACAACTACAACAACAGTACCTACTATAACAACCACAGCTGCACCCAAAACAGCACAGTGCCCACCATTGGGAGTATATTCATTAGATTCAGCGGATTGTTTATCATACTATCGCTGTACTTATTACAACGGAAATTACCTATTAAATACTTTCAAATGCCCTATAGGACGGCCCTTTAATAGTGCTACTCAAATGTGTGATTCAACTTTAACTTGTGCCTAA